One region of Baekduia soli genomic DNA includes:
- a CDS encoding sugar ABC transporter ATP-binding protein — protein MTDRASSSHDDGPGPSDPQAGAPSGAPVRNGGAPVVALRGLSKSFGGARALDNVNLTINRGEIHGLLGENGSGKSTLIKVLAGFHAPDEGTLEINGQPVSLPLAPGQFATLGLSFVHQDLGLLRELTVLENLRMIELAQSRSWRIDWRTERRRARELFAEFDVPLDPDALVNDITETDRALLAIVRAVEDIRKATGADRRGLLVLDEPTVFLPREGVERLFAITRSIVEHHASVLFVGHDLDEVREITHRVTVLRDGKVHGTVVTKDATEAELVEMIIGRRLAQLELERPDVVQHETAISVKGLIGTTLAGMDFDVRKGEVLGVTGLLGSGFDELPYLLFGARSCFGGELTTPDATYNLATMTPQRALAAGIALIPADRQRDGAVGSLPIWENVMMQVMGDYQPMNLQLRKMHQVAGELLQRFDVRPSDPRLVYQSLSGGNQQKALLAKWMQTDPGLILLHEPTQGVDVGARQQIFEMLSAAAEGGMSIICASSDYEQLAAICDRVLVVGNGRIVRELTGSDVVKDRIAEQVYNSVTLAEAE, from the coding sequence ATGACGGACCGGGCCTCCTCATCGCACGACGACGGGCCCGGGCCCTCCGATCCGCAGGCGGGCGCCCCTTCGGGGGCGCCCGTCCGGAACGGCGGCGCCCCGGTCGTGGCGCTGCGCGGACTCTCCAAGTCGTTCGGCGGCGCACGCGCCCTGGACAACGTCAACCTCACCATCAACCGCGGTGAGATCCACGGCCTGCTCGGCGAGAACGGCTCGGGCAAGTCGACGCTCATCAAGGTCCTCGCGGGCTTCCACGCCCCCGACGAGGGCACCCTTGAGATCAACGGCCAGCCGGTCTCCCTGCCGCTTGCGCCGGGGCAGTTCGCCACGCTCGGGCTGAGCTTCGTCCACCAGGACCTCGGGCTCCTGCGCGAGCTCACCGTCCTCGAGAACCTGCGCATGATCGAGCTGGCGCAGTCGCGGTCCTGGCGCATCGACTGGCGCACGGAGCGCCGGCGCGCCCGCGAGCTCTTCGCCGAGTTCGACGTGCCGCTGGATCCCGACGCGCTCGTCAACGACATCACCGAGACCGATCGGGCGCTGCTGGCGATCGTCCGTGCCGTCGAGGACATCCGCAAGGCCACCGGTGCGGACCGGCGCGGCCTGCTCGTCCTGGACGAGCCCACCGTCTTCCTCCCGCGCGAGGGCGTCGAACGCCTCTTCGCGATCACCCGCTCGATCGTCGAGCACCACGCCAGCGTCCTGTTCGTGGGCCACGACCTCGACGAGGTGCGCGAGATCACCCACCGCGTCACGGTCCTGCGCGACGGCAAGGTGCACGGCACCGTCGTCACCAAGGATGCCACCGAGGCCGAGCTGGTGGAGATGATCATCGGCCGCCGGCTGGCCCAGCTCGAGCTCGAGCGGCCCGACGTCGTGCAGCACGAGACGGCCATCTCGGTCAAGGGCCTCATCGGCACCACCCTCGCGGGCATGGACTTCGACGTGCGCAAGGGCGAGGTCCTGGGCGTCACCGGCCTGCTCGGATCGGGCTTCGACGAGCTGCCCTACCTGCTCTTCGGGGCGCGGTCGTGCTTCGGCGGCGAGCTCACGACGCCCGACGCCACGTACAACCTCGCGACGATGACCCCCCAGCGGGCGCTGGCCGCGGGCATCGCCCTCATCCCGGCCGACCGCCAGCGCGACGGCGCCGTCGGCTCCCTGCCCATCTGGGAGAACGTGATGATGCAGGTCATGGGCGACTACCAGCCCATGAACCTCCAGCTGCGCAAGATGCACCAGGTCGCCGGCGAGCTGCTCCAGCGCTTCGACGTGCGGCCCAGCGATCCACGGCTGGTCTACCAGTCGCTCAGCGGCGGCAACCAGCAGAAGGCGCTGCTGGCGAAGTGGATGCAGACCGATCCCGGGCTGATCCTGCTGCACGAGCCGACCCAGGGCGTCGACGTCGGCGCGCGCCAGCAGATCTTCGAGATGCTCTCGGCCGCGGCCGAGGGAGGCATGTCGATCATCTGCGCCAGCTCGGACTACGAGCAGCTGGCGGCGATCTGCGACCGGGTGCTCGTCGTGGGCAACGGCCGGATCGTGCGCGAGCTGACAGGGAGCGACGTGGTCAAGGACCGCATCGCCGAGCAGGTCTACAACAGCGTCACGCTCGCCGAGGCGGAGTGA
- a CDS encoding ABC transporter permease — protein sequence MTEHSTATEPAKGGPTGASKRTSKKAGDFGQRFALIAVWAIVLIVFSLLKPHTYATSGNFQTIFGSQAVLLILALGLILPLTTGDFDLSIAAVMTLTSMLIAILQVKHGWALAPAIVVGLGAGLIVGILNGALVVLLEIDSFIVTLGSSTVVQGIVLWISGSNTVSGVSNGLIDWTITNTFLGISVVFWYGVALTLLFWYVFVYTAMGRRLLFVGRGRNVSRLSGINVGRVRWGALVGSGFISAVAGVFYTGSLGGADPTSGLSFLLPAFAAAFLGATAIYPGRFNPVGTFVAVFFLVSGITGLQLLGADSFVQQLFYGGALILAVALSQLVRRKDIKDEAAASSA from the coding sequence ATGACCGAACACAGCACCGCGACCGAGCCCGCCAAGGGCGGTCCCACCGGGGCGAGCAAGCGCACGAGCAAGAAGGCCGGCGACTTCGGCCAGCGCTTCGCGCTCATCGCCGTGTGGGCCATCGTGCTCATCGTCTTCAGCCTGCTGAAGCCGCACACGTATGCCACCAGCGGCAACTTCCAGACGATCTTCGGTTCGCAGGCGGTGCTGCTGATCCTGGCGCTCGGCCTCATCCTGCCGCTGACGACGGGCGACTTCGACCTGTCGATCGCCGCCGTGATGACGCTGACCTCGATGCTCATCGCGATCCTGCAGGTCAAGCACGGCTGGGCGTTGGCGCCGGCGATCGTCGTCGGCCTCGGCGCCGGCCTCATCGTCGGGATCCTCAACGGCGCGCTCGTCGTGCTGCTGGAGATCGACTCGTTCATCGTGACCTTGGGGTCGTCCACCGTGGTCCAGGGCATCGTGCTCTGGATCAGCGGCTCCAACACGGTCAGCGGCGTGAGCAACGGCCTCATCGACTGGACGATCACCAACACGTTCCTCGGGATCTCGGTGGTGTTCTGGTACGGCGTCGCCCTGACGCTGCTGTTCTGGTACGTGTTCGTCTACACCGCGATGGGCCGGCGGCTGCTGTTCGTCGGCCGCGGGCGCAACGTGTCGCGGCTGAGCGGCATCAACGTCGGGCGCGTCCGCTGGGGCGCCCTCGTCGGCTCGGGCTTCATCTCGGCGGTGGCGGGCGTCTTCTACACCGGCTCGCTCGGTGGCGCGGACCCGACCTCGGGCCTCTCGTTCCTGCTGCCCGCCTTCGCGGCCGCCTTCCTGGGCGCCACGGCGATCTACCCCGGCCGGTTCAACCCGGTCGGGACCTTCGTCGCCGTGTTCTTCCTGGTCAGCGGCATCACCGGCCTGCAGCTCCTCGGCGCCGACAGCTTCGTGCAGCAGCTGTTCTACGGTGGCGCCCTCATCCTCGCGGTCGCGCTGTCCCAGCTCGTGCGCCGCAAGGACATCAAGGACGAGGCCGCGGCGAGCTCCGCCTAG